One segment of Ferrimicrobium sp. DNA contains the following:
- a CDS encoding DUF4280 domain-containing protein → MGNPAVVSEALCMCSFGLAPAVLQVPPATKVVIQGRPAATIANMTPANIPTFDMCNTLSNPEVAAATAAKLGVLTPMPCVPVLAPWLPMTTTTIGGEPALVAGSTCLCAYGGVVEITLPGTTGVLI, encoded by the coding sequence ATGGGAAATCCAGCAGTGGTGAGCGAAGCTCTTTGCATGTGTAGCTTTGGTCTAGCGCCAGCGGTACTCCAGGTCCCCCCGGCGACGAAGGTAGTCATCCAGGGCAGACCAGCTGCCACGATAGCCAATATGACACCAGCGAATATTCCCACCTTTGACATGTGTAATACCTTGTCGAATCCTGAAGTCGCTGCGGCAACAGCGGCAAAACTTGGAGTTCTTACGCCGATGCCGTGTGTTCCTGTCCTCGCTCCCTGGCTACCAATGACCACTACCACGATCGGTGGAGAACCGGCGCTCGTCGCTGGATCGACCTGTCTCTGTGCCTACGGAGGAGTTGTTGAGATCACTCTTCCTGGCACGACTGGAGTCCTGATCTAA